DNA from Terriglobus tenax:
ACCATCTGCTAACACCTGTGCCACGCGGGTTCCGTCGTGACCATCCAGATGCGGAAAAAGAACAAATACCTTGCCATCCCGAGTCGTTGTCACTCCGGTGATCGGTTCCTGGGCTGTGATGGCAACCGCCTTCTGAAGATCAGGCGATTGCCCATGCAGAATTTCAATGGTGAACACGGCCAACAGGAACGCCAACATCCGAGATGTGCAAGCGAGTGACTTCATGCGAGCAATTTTCTTATCCACCGTTTCATGTCCTATTGCTAAGAAGCGCGAGGCTTCAAGGCTGCACCGAACTCCTGTAGAAGTGCAAGGCCAACTGAGATCACCCTGCGAGTCTCCTTTGAGAGAAGCATTCGGAGAATCTTCAATAACGAGGGAGAAGATTCCGGCTCAGCAATCACCTTGTGCAAACGGTCTGCGTTCAGACCGCTGAGCACATTGATCAGCATGAGTCCAGTGCGCATGGCGATCACCGCCTCTTTTGATGCAGCCAGTGTGACTACGTGATCCAACACGGCATCGCCTCGCTCCAGCGCACCTTTGGCAATATCGAGTAGTCCTTTTTGGTGCAGGTTCCCGAGGATGTCGTATGCCATAAGAATGGCCTCCGCATGTTCGCGAGGAGCCTGTTCGATGCGTCGCATCAGGTCGTCGCGGGAGTCCTGCGGTGTATATGTTCGAAACTCTACAGCCTTGGCCATCGCAATTCCCTCCAGCTAATTCTTCGCTGCCGTTATCTGAACGAGAGTGGTTTCTC
Protein-coding regions in this window:
- a CDS encoding DUF1641 domain-containing protein codes for the protein MAKAVEFRTYTPQDSRDDLMRRIEQAPREHAEAILMAYDILGNLHQKGLLDIAKGALERGDAVLDHVVTLAASKEAVIAMRTGLMLINVLSGLNADRLHKVIAEPESSPSLLKILRMLLSKETRRVISVGLALLQEFGAALKPRAS